A genomic region of Streptomyces sp. NBC_00247 contains the following coding sequences:
- a CDS encoding GH1 family beta-glucosidase, with product MSEFPVFPPGFVFGAATASYQIEGAVAEDGRGPSIWDTYSHTPGRTDGGDTGDVACDHYHRYPEDVALLRDLGVDSYRFSIAWPRIQPTGSGPANAKGLDFYSRLVDNLLEAGIEPAATLYHWDLPQALEDKGGWRVRETAERFGEFTAIMAEHLADRVPRWITLNEPWCSAFLGYSVGRHAPGAKEGTGALAAAHHLLVGHGLAMKELRAAGVREAGITLNLDRNLPATDTDADRGAVLRADTQHNLVWTEPILAGRYPASDEETWGELITDQDFRLDGDLELISQPLDFLGINYYRPIVVADAPYREADPALRVATDNRLRETEYPDVRRTAMGWPVVPETFTDLLTDLKKTYGEALPPVHITENGSAEYDTVDEDGAVHDTDRVEYLRDHLTALKAAMDAGVDVQGYYVWSLLDNFEWALGYAKRFGIIRVDYDTQERTPKDSYRWYQELIKAHRK from the coding sequence ATGAGTGAGTTCCCTGTCTTCCCTCCGGGTTTCGTCTTCGGTGCGGCCACCGCGTCGTACCAGATCGAAGGCGCGGTGGCCGAGGACGGCCGCGGCCCCTCCATCTGGGACACCTACAGCCACACGCCGGGACGTACGGACGGCGGCGACACGGGTGACGTGGCCTGCGACCACTACCACCGCTACCCCGAGGACGTGGCGCTCCTGCGCGACCTGGGCGTGGACTCGTACCGCTTCTCCATAGCCTGGCCGCGCATCCAGCCGACCGGCAGCGGCCCGGCCAACGCCAAGGGCCTGGACTTCTACTCGCGTCTGGTCGACAACCTGCTCGAAGCGGGCATCGAGCCCGCCGCCACCCTTTACCACTGGGACCTTCCGCAGGCCCTGGAGGACAAGGGCGGCTGGCGCGTGCGCGAGACGGCCGAACGATTCGGCGAGTTCACCGCGATCATGGCCGAGCACCTGGCCGACCGGGTGCCGCGCTGGATCACCCTGAACGAGCCCTGGTGCAGCGCCTTCCTCGGTTACTCGGTGGGCCGGCACGCCCCGGGCGCCAAGGAGGGCACCGGCGCGCTGGCCGCCGCCCACCACCTGCTGGTCGGCCACGGCCTGGCCATGAAGGAGCTGCGCGCCGCGGGCGTCCGCGAGGCGGGCATCACCCTCAACCTGGACCGCAACCTCCCGGCCACCGACACCGACGCGGACCGGGGTGCGGTGCTCCGCGCGGACACCCAGCACAACCTGGTGTGGACCGAGCCGATCCTCGCCGGCCGCTACCCGGCGAGCGACGAGGAGACCTGGGGCGAGCTCATCACCGACCAGGACTTCCGCCTCGACGGCGACCTGGAGCTGATCTCCCAGCCGCTCGACTTCCTGGGCATCAACTACTACCGCCCGATCGTCGTCGCGGACGCCCCGTACCGCGAGGCCGACCCGGCGCTGCGGGTGGCGACCGACAACCGGCTCCGCGAGACGGAGTACCCGGACGTCCGCCGCACCGCGATGGGCTGGCCGGTCGTGCCGGAGACCTTCACCGATCTGCTGACGGATCTGAAGAAGACCTACGGCGAGGCCCTGCCGCCCGTCCACATCACGGAGAACGGCTCGGCCGAGTACGACACCGTCGACGAGGACGGCGCCGTGCACGACACGGACCGCGTCGAGTACCTGCGCGACCACCTGACGGCCCTGAAGGCCGCCATGGACGCCGGGGTGGACGTCCAGGGCTACTACGTCTGGTCGCTGCTGGACAACTTCGAGTGGGCCCTCGGCTACGCGAAGCGGTTCGGGATCATCCGGGTCGACTACGACACCCAGGAGCGCACCCCGAAGGACAGCTACCGCTGGTACCAGGAGCTGATCAAGGCGCACCGGAAGTAA
- a CDS encoding phosphotransferase family protein encodes MYRLVMDDATTAVAYLWDEAENYWPAAEGDDDLTDPFSPGLGIDLFQAAHARLDALGVRVPALRLLDRDGARGDGGLAIVEDLRGESLEELLARDRHAAAPVMARLAESLEAMRGHRAPAYGKVAVVDGGGTSRGSSCEEVVLGRALRDLAEAASRDPRIADTRDRLEERLLGLAAAVRPRAQHAVVHGELGPDHVRVDADGNPVLIDIEGVMYFDVEWEHVFLRIRLHEAYKPLEADGLDEDRLALYLLAQRLSLTAGPLRLLDGDFPDRAFMAGIAEYNLKRALELVRP; translated from the coding sequence GTGTACCGCCTGGTGATGGACGACGCGACGACGGCGGTCGCCTACCTGTGGGACGAGGCGGAGAACTACTGGCCCGCCGCCGAGGGCGACGACGACCTCACCGACCCGTTCTCGCCCGGCCTCGGGATCGATCTGTTCCAGGCCGCGCACGCGCGTCTGGACGCCCTCGGGGTCCGCGTACCGGCACTCCGCCTCCTCGACCGCGACGGCGCCCGCGGCGACGGCGGCCTCGCGATCGTGGAGGACCTCCGGGGAGAGAGCCTGGAAGAGCTGCTGGCGCGCGACCGGCACGCGGCCGCTCCGGTCATGGCCCGGCTCGCGGAGTCCCTGGAGGCGATGCGGGGCCACCGGGCACCGGCGTACGGCAAGGTGGCCGTGGTCGACGGCGGAGGAACGTCGCGCGGTTCCTCGTGCGAGGAGGTCGTCCTCGGCCGGGCGCTGCGCGACCTCGCCGAGGCCGCCTCGCGTGACCCAAGGATCGCCGACACCCGCGACCGGCTGGAGGAGCGGCTGCTCGGCCTGGCGGCGGCGGTGCGGCCGCGCGCACAGCACGCGGTCGTCCACGGCGAACTGGGCCCCGACCACGTGCGGGTGGACGCGGACGGCAACCCCGTGCTGATCGACATCGAGGGGGTGATGTACTTCGACGTCGAGTGGGAGCACGTGTTCCTGCGCATCCGCCTGCACGAGGCCTACAAGCCGCTGGAGGCGGACGGGCTGGACGAGGACCGGCTCGCGCTGTACCTGCTCGCGCAGCGGCTCTCGCTGACCGCGGGCCCGCTGCGCCTGCTCGACGGGGACTTCCCCGACCGGGCCTTCATGGCCGGCATCGCCGAGTACAACCTGAAGCGGGCGCTGGAGCTGGTCCGTCCCTGA
- a CDS encoding carbohydrate ABC transporter permease, which yields MSSTAASAPAASAPAAAPVAKAPKPGSLKRRRTLAQWGFIAPAVIFMLLFFGYPLVRNVVMSFQHYTPSTFFTGEAPFNGFDNWKNVFQDDLFGKALWQTILFTIGSLIGQFCIGLALAVFFNRRFPLNGVLRSLILLPWLVPMVVSGVVWRRILDQDTGVLNSFLGLFGAGDTPWLSSTGMALISVVMVNIWIGIPFNMVILYGGLQEVPKEMYEAASLDGASAWRQFRSITLPLLKPVITVVLVLGFMSTVKILDLVLALTDGGPADSTQTLGTLTYQNSFAQLDFGAGAVVGNILILISAVFAVFYLRANRNEGK from the coding sequence ATGTCATCCACCGCTGCCTCCGCACCCGCGGCCTCCGCACCCGCCGCGGCCCCCGTGGCGAAGGCGCCGAAGCCCGGCTCGCTCAAGCGCCGCCGCACGCTGGCCCAGTGGGGGTTCATCGCCCCCGCCGTGATCTTCATGCTGCTGTTCTTCGGCTACCCGCTCGTCCGCAACGTCGTGATGAGCTTCCAGCACTACACGCCGTCCACCTTCTTCACGGGTGAGGCGCCCTTCAACGGGTTCGACAACTGGAAGAACGTCTTCCAGGACGACCTGTTCGGCAAGGCCCTGTGGCAGACCATCCTCTTCACGATCGGCTCGCTGATCGGGCAGTTCTGCATCGGCCTCGCCCTCGCGGTGTTCTTCAACCGCCGCTTCCCCCTCAACGGGGTGCTGCGGTCGCTGATCCTGCTGCCCTGGCTGGTCCCGATGGTCGTCTCCGGTGTCGTCTGGCGCCGCATCCTCGACCAGGACACCGGGGTGCTCAACTCCTTCCTGGGCCTGTTCGGCGCAGGTGACACCCCCTGGCTGAGCAGCACCGGCATGGCGCTGATCTCCGTCGTCATGGTGAACATCTGGATCGGCATCCCGTTCAACATGGTGATCCTGTACGGCGGCCTCCAGGAGGTCCCGAAGGAGATGTACGAGGCGGCCTCGCTGGACGGCGCTTCCGCCTGGCGCCAGTTCCGCTCGATCACCCTGCCGCTGCTGAAGCCGGTCATCACCGTGGTGCTGGTGCTGGGCTTCATGTCGACCGTCAAGATCCTGGACCTGGTCCTGGCCCTGACGGACGGCGGTCCCGCCGACTCCACCCAGACGCTCGGCACCCTGACGTACCAGAACTCCTTCGCCCAGCTGGACTTCGGCGCGGGCGCGGTGGTCGGCAACATCCTGATCCTGATCTCCGCGGTCTTCGCGGTGTTCTACCTGCGGGCCAACCGCAACGAGGGGAAGTGA
- a CDS encoding ABC transporter substrate-binding protein, whose product MTAHITDGSRQRRRRLDRRVIVPLTVVSALVGAVALSGCGSQRDASVFTVLNSSTDDSYHGWDAATLKRCSKQLGVTIEQQSVPAAQVMTKSLRMASSKSLPDIIQFDGSEMPTFAETGGLLDLKKLGVSTADIPQGILDYGSYKGTYYGAARTVNTLALFYNKDILDKAGLPVPTTWAEMQATAKKLTKKGSYGVALSAGGAEDGVYQFTPFMWSNGGDETDLDSPEVVGALDYWKSLLKDGSLSKSTVNWTQADVNDQFMAGNAAMMINGPWQVETLNTKKNLHWGIAQIPVPKAGDDSVGPLGGGMLTIPDVGDTAREKTSAKIVNCMTSEQEEVTYALNSWMIPANEKAAAVWRTKVPSLSSLADQVATARSRTAKLGSGWTSVSLALQSAFQSALTGQSSESALHHAQQRVESGN is encoded by the coding sequence GTGACAGCACACATAACGGACGGATCGCGCCAGCGGCGCCGCCGTCTCGACCGGCGGGTCATCGTCCCGCTCACCGTTGTCTCCGCGCTCGTCGGCGCCGTCGCCCTCTCGGGCTGCGGTTCCCAGCGGGACGCGAGCGTGTTCACCGTCCTGAACTCCTCGACGGACGACTCGTACCACGGCTGGGACGCCGCGACCCTGAAGCGCTGCAGCAAGCAGCTGGGCGTCACCATCGAGCAGCAGTCCGTCCCGGCCGCGCAGGTCATGACGAAGTCGCTGCGCATGGCTTCCTCGAAGTCGCTGCCCGACATCATCCAGTTCGACGGCTCCGAGATGCCGACCTTCGCCGAGACCGGCGGTCTGCTGGACCTGAAGAAGCTGGGCGTCTCCACCGCGGACATCCCCCAGGGCATCCTCGACTACGGCTCGTACAAGGGCACGTACTACGGAGCGGCGCGCACGGTGAACACCCTCGCGCTCTTCTACAACAAGGACATCCTCGACAAGGCCGGCCTGCCGGTGCCCACCACCTGGGCCGAGATGCAGGCGACCGCCAAGAAGCTCACCAAGAAGGGGAGCTACGGCGTCGCGCTCAGCGCGGGCGGCGCGGAGGACGGTGTCTACCAGTTCACGCCGTTCATGTGGTCCAACGGCGGCGACGAGACCGACCTCGACTCGCCCGAGGTGGTCGGGGCCCTGGACTACTGGAAGTCCCTCCTGAAGGACGGCTCCCTCTCCAAGTCCACGGTCAACTGGACCCAGGCCGACGTCAACGACCAGTTCATGGCGGGCAACGCGGCCATGATGATCAACGGACCGTGGCAGGTCGAGACGCTCAACACGAAGAAGAACCTGCACTGGGGCATCGCGCAGATCCCGGTCCCGAAGGCCGGCGACGACTCGGTGGGTCCGCTGGGCGGCGGCATGCTGACCATCCCGGACGTCGGGGACACCGCGCGGGAGAAGACCTCCGCGAAGATCGTCAACTGCATGACCAGCGAGCAGGAGGAGGTCACCTACGCGCTGAACAGCTGGATGATCCCGGCCAACGAGAAGGCCGCCGCGGTGTGGCGCACCAAGGTGCCGTCGCTCAGCTCGCTCGCCGATCAGGTGGCCACCGCCCGCTCGCGCACCGCGAAGCTCGGCTCCGGCTGGACCTCCGTGTCGCTCGCGCTGCAGAGCGCCTTCCAGTCGGCCCTCACCGGGCAGTCCAGTGAGTCGGCCCTCCATCACGCCCAGCAGCGTGTCGAGAGCGGGAACTGA
- a CDS encoding carbohydrate ABC transporter permease, producing the protein MATTTPAVSARTAGGPAENKPKRHWGAMIIGIVILCVMLFPLYWMVNTALQPESGLLEVSPVPHSLDFSGFSDAFKEQGGHLLTSLGVALGAVVICLAFSAPAAYGLAQFKLRGTKTVVFGTLITQMVPGIVIANALYSAYVDLGLVNSYAGLMLADASLGIPFAIVLMRSFMVAIPREVIEAAEVDGAGKFRTFVQVVLPMSRNSLITAGLFSFLYAWSDFMFALTLNTTDDVKPITLGIYQYIGAHVGDWGSVMSAAVLSAIPAAVLLVLSQKYIAAGITGGSVK; encoded by the coding sequence ATGGCGACCACCACTCCCGCCGTTTCGGCCCGTACCGCGGGCGGGCCGGCCGAGAACAAGCCGAAGCGCCACTGGGGCGCGATGATCATCGGGATCGTCATCCTCTGCGTGATGCTCTTCCCGCTCTACTGGATGGTCAACACGGCCCTCCAGCCGGAGTCGGGTCTGCTGGAGGTCTCCCCCGTCCCGCACAGCCTGGACTTCTCGGGCTTCAGCGACGCGTTCAAGGAGCAGGGCGGGCACCTGCTGACCTCGCTCGGCGTCGCGCTCGGCGCCGTGGTCATCTGCCTCGCGTTCTCCGCTCCGGCCGCCTACGGGCTCGCCCAGTTCAAGCTGCGCGGCACGAAGACCGTCGTGTTCGGCACCCTGATCACGCAGATGGTTCCCGGCATCGTCATCGCCAACGCCCTGTACAGCGCCTACGTGGACCTGGGGCTGGTCAACTCGTACGCGGGTCTGATGCTGGCGGACGCCTCGCTGGGCATCCCGTTCGCGATCGTGCTGATGCGCTCGTTCATGGTGGCGATCCCGCGCGAGGTCATCGAGGCGGCGGAGGTCGACGGCGCGGGCAAGTTCCGTACCTTTGTCCAGGTCGTTCTGCCGATGAGCCGCAACTCCCTGATCACGGCGGGGCTGTTCTCGTTCCTGTACGCCTGGAGCGATTTCATGTTTGCCCTCACACTGAACACCACGGACGACGTGAAGCCGATCACCCTCGGCATCTACCAGTACATCGGTGCGCACGTCGGAGACTGGGGCTCGGTCATGTCCGCAGCGGTTCTGTCGGCGATCCCGGCTGCCGTGCTGCTCGTCCTGTCCCAGAAGTACATCGCCGCCGGGATTACCGGCGGCTCGGTCAAGTAA